One part of the Mesorhizobium sp. NBSH29 genome encodes these proteins:
- a CDS encoding conjugal transfer protein TrbD gives MSETASVPGSGLDRSRIHRALSRPNLLIGADRELVLLTGLAAIILIFVVLTLYSALFGIAVWMVVIAALRMMAKADPMMRRVYARHVTYRPHYRPTSTPWRTF, from the coding sequence GTGTCTGAGACCGCCTCTGTTCCCGGCTCCGGCCTCGACCGATCGCGCATCCATCGGGCATTGTCGCGGCCGAACCTCCTGATCGGCGCGGATCGCGAGTTGGTCTTGCTGACAGGCCTCGCGGCCATCATCCTGATCTTCGTGGTGCTGACACTCTATTCGGCGCTGTTCGGCATCGCGGTCTGGATGGTCGTCATTGCTGCGCTACGGATGATGGCCAAGGCCGATCCCATGATGCGCCGTGTCTACGCACGCCATGTCACGTACCGGCCGCACTATCGGCCAACGTCGACGCCCTGGCGCACGTTCTGA
- a CDS encoding TrbC/VirB2 family protein: MSPERICALAISALALGLLAEPALAAGGGGLPWEGPLQQIQQSITGPVAGFIALAAVAIAGGMLIFGGELNDFARRLIYVVLVAGILLGATQIVALFGAAGASIGDAALTPKVERAGEGARV; this comes from the coding sequence ATGTCGCCTGAACGGATTTGCGCGCTCGCGATCTCGGCCCTTGCTCTTGGCCTACTTGCCGAACCGGCTCTTGCCGCTGGCGGCGGTGGCTTGCCATGGGAGGGTCCACTGCAGCAGATCCAGCAATCGATCACCGGGCCGGTCGCGGGGTTCATCGCGCTCGCCGCCGTTGCGATCGCCGGCGGCATGCTGATCTTCGGCGGCGAGTTGAACGATTTCGCGCGGCGCCTGATATACGTCGTACTCGTCGCAGGCATCCTGCTCGGCGCCACCCAGATCGTCGCTCTGTTCGGTGCGGCCGGCGCATCCATCGGCGATGCAGCGCTCACACCGAAAGTCGAAAGGGCAGGGGAGGGCGCTCGTGTCTGA
- the trbB gene encoding P-type conjugative transfer ATPase TrbB, giving the protein MAPLRSHPRLIRKLQEALGDQLCVALDDPTVVEIMLNPNGRLFIERLGHGVAPAGVMNAATAEIVIGSVAHALHSEADDDRPIISGEMPIGGHRFEGLLPPVVASPTFTIRRRASRLIPLDDYVASKVMTEQQVCVIRNAIASRLNIVISGGTGSGKTTLANAVIAEIVEIAPGDRLLILEDTAEIQCAAENAVALHTSDTIDMARLLKSTMRLRPDRIIVGEVRDGAALTLLKAWNTGHPGGVTTIHSNTAESGLRRLEQLTAEASQQPMREVIGEAVDLIVSIERAPKGRIVRDILHVENFTNGRYQTESYSRKKERHVA; this is encoded by the coding sequence ATGGCCCCGCTTCGCTCCCATCCGCGCTTGATCCGCAAACTGCAGGAAGCGCTCGGCGACCAGCTCTGCGTCGCCCTCGACGATCCGACAGTCGTCGAGATCATGCTCAACCCGAACGGCAGGCTGTTCATCGAGCGACTCGGCCACGGCGTGGCGCCCGCCGGTGTGATGAATGCGGCGACAGCGGAGATCGTCATCGGTAGCGTCGCCCACGCGCTCCATTCGGAAGCCGACGACGACCGGCCTATCATCTCGGGCGAAATGCCAATTGGCGGGCACCGTTTCGAGGGATTGCTGCCGCCCGTTGTCGCGTCCCCGACCTTCACCATCCGGCGGCGCGCGTCGCGGTTGATTCCGCTGGATGACTATGTCGCCAGCAAGGTGATGACGGAGCAACAGGTTTGCGTCATCCGCAACGCCATCGCGTCGCGCCTCAACATCGTGATTTCCGGCGGAACCGGATCTGGGAAGACAACGCTCGCGAATGCCGTGATCGCCGAGATTGTCGAGATCGCGCCGGGCGACCGGCTGTTGATTCTGGAGGACACGGCAGAAATCCAGTGTGCGGCCGAGAATGCAGTGGCGCTGCATACCAGTGACACGATCGACATGGCGCGGCTTCTGAAGAGCACGATGCGGCTTCGCCCAGATCGCATCATCGTCGGCGAAGTTCGCGACGGGGCGGCGCTGACGCTGCTGAAAGCGTGGAATACTGGCCATCCGGGCGGCGTAACGACAATCCACTCCAATACGGCCGAGTCGGGACTGCGCCGCCTCGAACAGCTTACGGCCGAGGCAAGCCAGCAGCCGATGCGCGAGGTGATCGGCGAAGCGGTCGATCTGATCGTCTCGATCGAGCGCGCGCCGAAGGGCCGCATCGTTCGCGACATCCTCCATGTGGAGAACTTCACCAACGGCCGCTACCAGACCGAATCCTACTCACGAAAGAAAGAACGCCATGTCGCCTGA
- the repB gene encoding plasmid partitioning protein RepB yields MARRDIFRNIKGAEADSQQERAPAPSYAARGASRNMLASIGELAEKAAKADHYLQGASVLELDTALVDSSFVSDRMEDDDDGSFQELVNAIREHGQETPILARPHPKQEGRYEAVFGHRRLRAARFLGRPVKAVIKPVTDVDHVIAQGQENSARENLSFIERAVFAQQLLDRSYERSTIQAALTIDAPMLTRMLSVTSRVPEALIRAIGPCKGIGRDRWLDFAQTIERPSNRTAAEVFVTSQPFVEAKSDARFDLLLAELKRTDRPRRDGSVKPAKTKWQPEDKTLSAELTDSGKMFAVSFKSKDASRFGRYLAANLDRLYGEFKQRENEER; encoded by the coding sequence ATGGCCCGTCGCGATATCTTTCGGAACATCAAGGGTGCGGAGGCCGATTCGCAGCAGGAGCGCGCACCGGCGCCGAGCTACGCTGCACGCGGAGCTTCACGAAACATGCTCGCCTCAATTGGGGAGCTAGCCGAGAAAGCGGCGAAAGCCGACCATTATCTTCAGGGCGCATCCGTTCTCGAGCTTGATACCGCCCTCGTCGATTCATCCTTCGTGTCTGATCGCATGGAAGACGACGACGACGGGTCGTTCCAAGAGCTTGTGAATGCGATCCGTGAGCATGGGCAAGAAACCCCAATTCTCGCACGGCCTCATCCGAAGCAGGAGGGTCGCTACGAGGCCGTCTTTGGACATCGCCGTCTCCGAGCGGCGCGGTTTCTCGGCCGCCCCGTAAAAGCTGTCATCAAGCCAGTCACCGACGTCGACCATGTGATCGCCCAGGGGCAGGAGAACTCTGCCCGCGAGAACCTGTCCTTCATCGAGCGTGCCGTGTTTGCACAGCAGCTTTTGGATCGGAGCTATGAACGCTCGACCATTCAGGCAGCCCTAACGATCGACGCTCCGATGTTGACGAGAATGCTATCGGTGACAAGTCGCGTGCCGGAAGCTCTCATAAGAGCGATCGGTCCATGCAAGGGAATCGGCCGAGATCGTTGGCTCGACTTCGCCCAAACGATCGAGAGGCCATCAAACCGGACGGCGGCGGAGGTGTTCGTGACCTCGCAACCCTTCGTCGAAGCAAAATCAGACGCGCGCTTCGATCTGCTGCTGGCAGAGTTGAAGCGCACCGACCGGCCGCGCCGGGACGGAAGTGTCAAACCGGCAAAGACCAAATGGCAACCGGAGGACAAAACCCTGTCCGCCGAGTTGACGGATTCCGGCAAGATGTTCGCGGTTTCCTTCAAATCGAAGGATGCCAGTCGCTTTGGCCGGTATCTCGCCGCGAACCTCGACCGGCTCTACGGCGAATTCAAGCAGCGTGAGAACGAGGAAAGATAG